A section of the Teredinibacter franksiae genome encodes:
- a CDS encoding DUF4194 domain-containing protein yields MIENFLTAQLEKSGLKQEEFSEILIRLLDYGVICREESQVEATLYDRYLQCDALVEDYLRVIGVRIQHNRQFAFIRVYPPGAEIPGMMDEENSPFNSGFRSRPSQQEIAVILVLRTEYEKALREGQVDEKGQVMISLEALAIAINNLLKRNLPEGQVERKRLFTRLRQLRLLQFNMEDELDSNESWLSIQPSITSFVTDEVLSGLMGDTPLTEAEAIEHTDENASKNVTKNITKSVAESIVASTLFADSTEEANDHGERT; encoded by the coding sequence ATGATAGAAAACTTCCTAACAGCACAACTCGAAAAATCTGGCCTAAAACAGGAAGAATTTTCCGAAATACTCATTCGCCTGTTGGACTACGGCGTTATATGCCGAGAAGAGAGTCAGGTAGAAGCCACACTCTACGACCGCTACCTGCAATGTGACGCATTGGTAGAAGATTATCTGCGCGTAATTGGCGTACGTATACAGCATAATCGGCAATTTGCTTTTATTCGCGTTTATCCGCCGGGCGCGGAAATTCCCGGCATGATGGACGAAGAAAATTCACCCTTCAATAGCGGCTTTCGCTCTCGCCCTTCACAACAAGAAATTGCCGTTATTCTTGTACTGAGAACCGAATACGAAAAAGCCCTGCGTGAAGGCCAAGTAGATGAAAAAGGCCAGGTAATGATCTCTTTGGAGGCTTTGGCCATTGCCATAAACAACCTGCTAAAACGCAACCTTCCAGAAGGCCAGGTGGAACGCAAACGACTTTTCACTCGCCTTCGCCAACTGCGCCTGTTGCAATTTAATATGGAAGACGAACTCGACAGCAATGAAAGCTGGTTGAGCATTCAACCCTCCATTACCAGCTTTGTTACCGATGAAGTACTATCGGGGCTAATGGGTGACACGCCGTTAACGGAAGCTGAAGCCATAGAGCATACTGATGAAAATGCATCTAAAAATGTAACTAAGAATATAACTAAAAGTGTAGCTGAAAGCATTGTAGCCAGTACCCTGTTTGCAGATTCAACCGAAGAAGCTAACGACCATGGGGAGCGCACCTAA